A window of the Podospora bellae-mahoneyi strain CBS 112042 chromosome 6, whole genome shotgun sequence genome harbors these coding sequences:
- a CDS encoding hypothetical protein (COG:M; EggNog:ENOG503NW9Q), producing MEREAVAKKPSRMKSVRQWLSLRVTQERTKTEASAELLPNHEPSSQLEVDEGAARATPPETASNKNAAASTETGKEDRKDSKDDGDEQGSTTVAQLDNPEAKGESESESEENRPEDDKDDGDAVDKSARDFWKEAWESDELGEAKRALLQGRSGVSKSKDQKPSRADSIELVWLVIENTEAKMINYKARWGSDNGETSLRNAKSILFSALIFKDLLDNVVKFGLTGYCSAAWAVVSFGLTVKPEYPNGSCLQLALHDKELADSTFKACSYLSHSMALYSRMESNYHERKAKQEKQLEDAWSRYIRPFLSRVKKFILSLAGQPLRDLETKINEEKSALEDWQNQVSRELADEAREEIMEIRTNTEVILRRVDGLA from the exons ATGGAGCGAGAGGCTGTGGCAAAAAAGCCTTCTAGGATGAAGAGCGTGCGTCAGTGGTTATCACTGCGAGTGACCCAAGAACGCACCAAGACTGAAGCATCTGCGGAGCTCCTGCCGAATCATGAACCAAGCTCGCAATTAGAAGTGGATGAAGGGGCGGCAAGAGCAACACCTCCTGAGACTGCGAGCAATAAGAATGCAGCCGCCAGTACTGAAACTGGCAAAGAAGATCGCAAGGACAGTAAGGATGACGGCGATGAGCAAGGGTCGACTACTGTTGCGCAGCTCGACAATCCTGAAGCAAAGGGCGAGAGCGAGAGCGAGAGCGAGGAAAACAGACCTGAAGACGACAAGGACGACGGCGATGCTGTCGACAAGTCAGCACGGGACTTCTGGAAAGAAGCATGGGAGTCGGACGAGCTAGGAGAGGCGAAAAGGGCCCTTCTGCAAGGCAGGTCGGGGGTCAGCAAGTCGAAGGACCAGAAGCCTTCGCGGGCTGATTCGATCGAGCTCGTCTGGCTCGTCATCGAAAATACCGAGGCCAAGATGATTAATTACAAGGCGCGCTGGGGATCTGACAACGGTGAAACCTCTCTTAGAAATGCGAAGTCTATATTGTTCTCGGCCTTAATCTTTAAGGACTTGCTTGATAATGTCGTCAAATTTGGTCTGACAGGCTATTGTTCAGCGGCATGGGCTGTCGTGTCCTTTGGTCTTACGGTAAAACCCGAGTATCCCAATGGAT CCTGCCTGCAGTTGGCCCTCCATGACAAGGAACTGGCGGACTCTACATTCAAAGCCTGCAGCTACCTGAGCCACTCGATGGCTCTGTATTCTCGAATGGAGTCAAACTACCACGAGCGAAAAGCCAAGCAAGAGAAGCAACTCGAGGATGCCTGGTCACGGTATATACGGCCATTCTTGT CCCGGGTCAAAAAGTTCATCCTCAGCTTGGCTGGACAGCCACTCCGCGATCTGGAGACGAAGATCAACGAAGAGAAATCTGCATTAGAGGATTGGCAGAACCAGGTTTCGAGAGAAC TTGCGGACGAAGCTCGTGAGGAGATTATGGAAATCAGAACAAACACGGAAGTGATATTGAGGAGAGTCGACGGTCTGGCCTAG
- a CDS encoding hypothetical protein (MEROPS:MER0000338; EggNog:ENOG503NU05; COG:O), with product MLFSTALLALLPAVLAAPAPLIQPRDPSAKLIPGKYIVKFKDDSSDVLISKALGGRKPDYLYKSKGFKGFAGALDAASLDKIRGLPEVEYIEQDASFTIGSAAELVSKRYLITQANAPWNLARISSHTLGSTVYRYDNSSGFGTCSYVIDTGVQVTHPQFAGNAVWGTNTAGDGINTDSNGHGTALAGVIGAQIYGVAKKTKIVAVKVLGASGSGTTSGVIAGMNWVIQDKATRGCPKGVSANIALGGSFSAAMNSAVAAMVSNNVFVAVAAGSSNTNAGNTSPASAPQACTAAASTASDARASSSNYGAVIDIFAPGERILTAWINGGTNTLSGTSFAAAHITGLGSYLFGLPNASQTGANMCAYIQSIATVGVLTGVPAGTVNLLAYNGWDLFTFP from the exons ATGTTGTTCTCTACCGCCCTGCTGGCACTCCTCCCGGCAGTCCTCGCGGCCCCTGCTCCATTGATCCAACCCCGCGACCCGTCCGCTAAGCTCATCCCAGGTAAATACATTGTCAAGTTCAAAGATGATTCCTCCGACGTCCTGATCAGCAAGGCCCTTGGTGGTCGAAAGCCTGATTACCTTTACAAATCTAAAGGGTTCAAGGGGTTCGCGGGGGCTCTTGATGCTGCCTCACTAGACAAGATCAGGGGCCTCCCAGAG GTCGAATACATCGAACAAGACGCTTCCTTCACCATCGGCTCTGCCGCCGAGCTAGTCTCGAAGCGGTATCTCATCACGCAAGCCAACGCCCCATGGAACCTGGCGAGGATCTCGAGTCATACGCTTGGGTCGACGGTGTACAGGTATGACAACAGCAGCGGGTTTGGGACTTGTTCGTACGTGATTGATACGGGGGTTCAGGTAACGCATCCG CAATTCGCCGGCAACGCCGTCTGGGGCACCAACACTGCCGGTGACGGGATCAACACCGACTCCAACGGGCATGGCACCGCGCTTGCTGGCGTCATTGGTGCGCAGATTTATGGTGTGGCGAAGAAGACAAAGATTGTAGCTGTCAAGGTGTTGGGTGCTTCTGGTTCGGGGACCAC ATCAGGTGTAATCGCCGGAATGAACTGGGTCATCCAAGACAAGGCCACTCGCGGCTGTCCAAAGGGTGTTTCGGCCAATATTGCGCTTGGGGGGTCCTTCTCCGCAGCTATGAATagcgctgttgctgccatggTGTCCAACAATGTGTttgtggctgttgctgctgggagtAGTAACACTAATGCTGGAAATACATCCCCGGCGAGCGCGCCGCAGGCTTGTACCGCTGCTGCGAGCACTGCGAGTGATGCGAGGGCTAGTAGTTCGAATTATGGGGCTGTGATTGATATTTTTGCGCCGGGGGAGAGGATTTTGACGGCTTGGATTAATGGGGGGACG AATACGCTTTCTGGAACGTCGTTTGCTGCGGCGCATATCACGGGTTTGGGGTCGTATTTGTTTGGGCTGCCGAATGCGAGTCAAACAGGAGCGAATATGTGTGCTTATATTCAGAGCATTGCTACGGTGGGTGTGTTGACGGGGGTGCCGGCGGGGACGGTGAATTTGTTGGCTTATAATGGGTGGGATTTGTTTACTTTCCCCTGA
- a CDS encoding hypothetical protein (EggNog:ENOG503PCKU; COG:S), giving the protein MGCFPRSLKLRLCLKRKTTTPGLQLSGSPKAWEQPPDCKELFGDVYDKQVQLSTVLESAAQCSRCWALGEILNYVTDLRSASTVLLESIWHDNTLEIGVIRPGDTFETAPGYKIYEIGDRYKGERPLLDPILPMSISAPSGQLPNIVLPSRKNGFHNACNEYDAEYLLPRRLLDISDVEHIRLVNTQHQELHPRTGYVALSYCWGKQGNLCTNTANLKQHAAGIPMLSLPSTIRDAVIAYIHLCQRYLWVDALCIIQDDPRDKMAQIPQMADIYSGALLVLSAAGSSGSLEGCPLGPPEMQPSPPKIIRETIVVEQMEHERCRSLPGHWAHETFDQDPTDALNVVEERGWTFQERFLAKRSLYIGKGEMSWTCATEVQCECKNPSPHIKTEAGDRVFTRRYGINHMSVNKLFSEAELSKTYSYLWSAIVATYSGRLFTQFGDRVAALEGIAVALQRRWPNIYKRDEYFFGCWLSLLPDLLLWHASGEPVSEQIYPDLFPSWAWPSCGRPVSSISWVWYGVDPKLWVELLDFEVKEPPPAAVSGQGGGTVTLRGPLIPVKREVVTYEENEEEVVYVPIDTQLSFMARGASLDHGDGDPDTERVSHLARVGSYPFKLQEKNKQLSCAMLFLAPITGRQENIFRRVGMVLLSRTKQAFLGAEFPRLLTPHVTDYKPT; this is encoded by the exons ATGGGATGCTTTCCGCGGTCCTTGAAGCTGCGGCTTTGTCTGAAGCGAAAAACAACGACACCCGGTCTGCAGTTAAGCGGCAGCCCAAAAGCCTGGGAGCAGCCCCCTGATTGTAAAGAACTATTTGGCGATGTCTACGATAAGCAGGTCCAACTATCGACGGTTTTGGAATCCGCTGCCCAATGTTCGCGGTGCTGGGCCTTGGGAGAAATTCTGAATTATGTCACAGATCTCAGGAGTGCCAGCACTGTCCTGTTAGAAAGTATCTGGCATGACAACACGCTCGAAATCGGGGTCATCAGGCCAGGAGACACCTTTGAGACAGCACCGGGATATAAGATTTATGAAATTGGTG ACAGGTACAAGGGTGAACGACCCTTGTTGGACCCCATA CTACCCATGTCAATTTCCGCCCCATCAGGTCAACTCCCGAACATCGTTTTGCCCTCGCGAAAGAATGGCTTTCATAAT GCTTGTAATGAATATGATGCAGAGTATCTATTGCCGAGGCGACTGTTGGATATTTCAGACGTCGAACACATCCGCTTAGTAAATACGCAGCACCAAGAACTTCATCCACGGACGGGGTATGTCGCCCTCAGCTACTGCTGGGGCAAACAAGGGAACCTTTGCACCAACACAGCCAACCTCAAACAACATGCAGCCGGAATCCCGATGCTGTCACTTCCTTCCACCATCAGAGACGCAGTCATTGCCTATATACACCTCTGCCAGCGTTATCTATGGGTCGACGCCCTTTGCATCATCCAGGATGATCCACGCGACAAAATGGCACAGATTCCTCAGATGGCCGACATTTACTCCGGCGCACTTCTTGTTCTGTCTGCTGCTGGCTCTTCAGGCTCGCTTGAGGGCTGCCCACTTGGGCCACCCGAGATGcagccctctccaccaaagATAATACG AGAAACAATTGTCGTAGAGCAAATGGAGCACGAGCGGTGCCGATCTCTACCGGGACACTGGGCACACGAAACCTTTGATCAAGATCCCACAGACGCCCTCAACGTTGTTGAGGAACGTGGATGGACATTTCAGGAACGATTCTTAGCCAAGAGATCGCTGTATATTGGAAAAGGAGAAATGTCATGGACGTGTGCCACCGAGGTGCAATGCGAATGCAAGAATCCTAGTCCACACATCAAGACAGAGGCAGGGGACCGTGTATTTACTCGGAGATACGGCATCAATCACATGTCGGTAAACAAGCTGTTCTCCGAGGCTGAACTCAGCAAAACGTACTCGTACCTGTGGTCTGCTATAGTTGCAACCTACTCGGGCCGTCTGTTCACGCAGTTCGGCGATAGAGTCGCGGCCTTAGAGGGTATTGCTGTGGCTTTGCAACGGAGGTGGCCGAACATTTACAAAAGGGACGAATATTTCTTTGGGTGCTGGTTATCGCTTTTACCGGACCTGCTCTTGTGGCATGCCTCTGGAGAACCTGTCTCGGAACAGATATATCCGGATCTGTTTCCCTCATGGGCGTGGCCCTCCTGTGGAAGACCTGTCAGTTCCATCAGTTGGGTATGGTACGGGGTCGATCCAAAATTATGGGTTGAGCTGCTCGATTTCGAAGTCAAAGAGCCTCCGCCAGCGGCGGTGTctgggcaaggaggaggaacagtGACGTTGAGGGGACCTTTAATTCCTGTGAAGCGAGAGGTTGTCACATATGAAGAaaatgaggaggaggtggtatATGTCCCGATCGACACACAGCTTTCTTTCATGGCGAGAGGTGCGTCTCTGGATCATGGTGACGGGGACCCAGATACGGAAAGGGTGAGCCATCTTGCGCGTGTAGGAAGCTACCCCTTCAAGCTACAGGAGAAAAACAAGCAGTTGTCCTGCGCAATGCTATTTCTTGCGCCCATCACGGGCAGGCAGGAAAATATCTTTCGCCGAGTGGGTATGGTTCTGTTGTCAAGGACAAAGCAAGCTTTCTTGGGGGCTGAGTTTCCACGACTGTTGACTCCTCATGTCACCGACTACAAGCCCACCTGA
- a CDS encoding hypothetical protein (EggNog:ENOG503P7T4; COG:S) — protein sequence MTPPPPTTSLSFTLWNDDKPTTIILLHGGFTCRLEFALILPHLSDFHLLVPDLPLHSASRHIKPGTTDHSAQHVAQLIRSHAHGGKAHVVGVSMGGYVAQCLALDQPDLVLSLFVTGAAPASGTRLFMAQWPGLTYYTMKMMVGWVPSWLYQWQASLLGLKLDIELIEDMKENITWEVVHDMFPWILEFGLDDVRRLKVRTLHVAGAKGDDIGMMVRTVEALRSRRTDRGDGSGGFVLREGVHGWDMQFPELFAGGVGAWVEGEKLPGEFERL from the exons ATgaccccacctccccccacaaCGTCGCTATCCTTCACGTTGTGGAACGACGACAAGCCCACCAcaatcatcctcctccacggcgGCTTCACCTGCCGTCTTGAATtcgccctcatcctcccccacctctcggacttccacctcctcgtcccTGACCTACCACTCCATTCCGCGTCCCGCCACATCAAACCAGGCACCACCGACCACTCAGCCCAGCACGTCGCGCAACTCATCCGTTCACACGCCCACGGCGGCAAGGCGCATGTTGTCGGTGTTTCAATGGGCGGGTACGTAGCCCAATGCCTCGCCTTGGACCAACCCGACCTAgtcctctctctttttgtGACAGGTGCTGCTCCCGCGAGCGGGACACGGTTATTCATGGCGCAATGGCCAGGATTGACTTACTACACTATGAAGATGATGGTAGGGTGGGTACCGAGTTGGTTGTATCAATGGCAGGCTTCGTTGCTTGGGTTGAAGCTGGATATTGAGTTGATAGAGGATATGAAGGAGAATATCacttgggaggtggtgcacGATATGTTTCCTTGGATATTGGAGTTTGGTTTGGATGatgtgaggaggttgaaagTGAGGACTTTGCATGTTGCGGGAGCTAAAGGGGATGATATTGGTATGATGGTTAGGAcggtggaggcgttgaggagcaggagaacgGACcgaggg GATGGGTCGGGAGGGTttgtgttgagggagggggtgcatGGGTGGGATATGCAATTTCCGGAGTTGTTTgcgggaggggtgggggcttgggttgagggggagaagttgcctggggagtttgagaggCTTTAG
- a CDS encoding hypothetical protein (COG:A; EggNog:ENOG503NY31) encodes MLFPEEHENDLKLFLVQKIEKTPDADEVDAEVLADYVLALLKHDGDVESVRQTCVASLPDFLGEGTQQFVDGILEAITFKTYLPNALPPPPPPPPMTGLLYDDDQAGNGYLRQAQAAGQQNNGFGGGGGGNRKRGYNDLDSPATGAEAYHARAFKQPRQGSAGRGFEQSLTGSSGGGFLDPEYAAKFMFNVLNQPEFMAAAAQNGGGGGGGGTNKKKRRAPKCRDYVNKGVCPRGFNCRFDHSSDDPAGFGGGGEYDPANALMTNMFPQPGAGLPGMPSFGEMFAQSQPKQHNNSHRSKGQGGNRGSRQKRGGGDRSTFSAEGPVSDRTKSTIVVESIPEENFDEDQVKDFFSQFGNILEVKMYPYKRLAVVKFDCWEAANAAYKSPKVIFENRFVKVFWFKDVEQIAPPGKQGGGVNGGASGQGGEAPPVNVPLTEEQLEEIRKRQEEAQKVFEEKMRKREELERKQKDIDERQKELLAAQEELKAKLAKKGEGVGDGEGEGSTSKQPMTQSEALRAQLARLEEEARQIGLDPHAEMDGEEGLEASWGAPRGGYHGRGRGAPWRGGFVPRARGFASRGFRGGFRGRADVHAAYAAYSLDNRPKRVVVSGVDFTEGQKDEVLRQYLFGVGEFTHINHSSSPPTTEITFKDRKTAEKFYNSVSLNDYIIPEIEGQVELSWASTSSSSTALSTPTASGFSHVNGVATNKPTGVTAQNGDEDGHDQDHDGESVDDDRDVRILLDHQPEQEKDKDREQNEMDYEVADDADQWY; translated from the exons ATGTTGTTCCCCGAAGAACACGAAAACGACCTCAAACTCTTCCTCGTCCAAAAGATCGAAAAGACGCCCGACGCTGACGAGGTCGACGCGGAGGTGCTCGCGGATTATGTCCTTGCTTTGCTGAAGcatgatggggatgtggagaGTGTGAGGCAGACTTGCGTGGCTAGTTTGCCTGATTTTCTTGGGGaag GCACGCAGCAGTTTGTCGACGGGATTTTAGAGGCGATTACGTTCAAGACTTATCTTCCGAATGCGcttccgccaccaccaccaccgccgccgatgacGGGGTTGTTGTACGATGATGATCAGGCTGGGAATGGGTATCTACGACAGGCGCAAGCGGCGGGACAACAGAATaatgggtttgggggagggggaggggggaacagGAAGAGAGGGTATAATGATCTGGATAGCCCTGCGACTGGGGCGGAGGCTTATCATGCCCGGGCTTTTAAGCAGCCCAGACAGGGGAgtgctgggagggggtttgagcAGTCGCTGACGGGgtcgagtggtggtgggttctTGGATCCGGAGTATGCGGCCAAGTTTATGTTTAATGTGTTGAATCAGCCCGAGTTTATGGCCGCTGCTGCGCAgaatggaggtggaggtgggggtggggggacgaacaagaagaagaggagggcgcCAAAGTGTAGGGATTATGTCAACAAGGGGGTTTGTCCCAGGGGGTTCAACTGCAGGTTTGATCACTCGAGTGATGATCCGGcgggttttggtgggggtgggg AATACGATCCAGCTAATGCCCTCATGACAAACATGTTTCCGCAGCCGGGTGCTGGCCTTCCGGGGATGCCTTCTTTCGGCGAAATGTTTGCTCAGAGCCAGCCGAAACAGCACAACAACTCCCACCGGTCTAAGGGGCAGGGTGGGAACCGCGGCAGTCGCCAAAagcgaggtggtggggacAGATCAACTTTCTCAGCGGAGGGACCAGTAAGTGATCGGACCAAGTCGACCATCGTGGTGGAGAGCATCCCAGAGGAAAACTTTGACGAGGATCAAGTTAAAGACTTTTTCAGCCAGTTTGGGAATATCCTCGAGGTGAAGATGTATCCATACAAGAGACTGGCCGTGGTCAAGTTTGACTGCTGGGAGGCTGCCAATGCGGCGTACAAGTCGCCAAAGGTCATCTTTGAGAACCGATTTGTGAAGGTGTTCTGGTTTAAGGACGTGGAACAAATTGCGCCACCTGGGAaacagggtggtggtgtgaatGGGGGTGCCTCTGGGCAAGGGGGAGAGGCACCACCGGTGAATGTGCCGCTGACCGAGGAGCAGTTGGAGGAGATTAGGAAACGGCAGGAGGAAGCGCAGAAGGTAtttgaggagaagatgaggaagagggaggagttagaaagaaaacagaagGACATTGATGAGCGGCAGAAGGAGCTTCTTGCTGCCCAGGAGGAATTGAAGGCGAAGCTGGCGAAGAAAGGGGAAGgtgtgggggatggggaaggtgagggttCGACGTCAAAGCAGCCTATGACGCAGTCAGAAGCGCTGAGGGCTCAATTGGCtcggttggaggaggaagctaGGCAGATCGGGCTCGATCCCCATGCCGAaatggatggggaggaagggttaGAGGCCAGCTGGGGTGCTCCGAGAGGGGGTTACCATGGCCGTGGAAGGGGGGCTCCGTGGCGAGGAGGCTTTGTTCCTCGGGCTCGCGGATTTGCGTCGAGAGGGTTCCGGGGGGGTTTTCGTGGGAGAGCCGACGTTCACGCGGCTTATGCGGCTTATTCGCTTGATAACAGACcaaagagggtggtggtttcggGTGTGGATTTCACAGAGGGCCAAAAGGACGAGGTGCTTCGGCAGTATCTCTTT GGCGTTGGCGAATTCACCCACATCAACCACAGCTCCAGCCCCCCAACAACCGAAATAACCTTCAAGGACCGCAAGACAGCCGAGAAGTTTTACAACAGCGTCAGCCTCAACGATTACATCATCCCGGAGATCGAAGGGCAGGTTGAGTTGTCATGGGCTAGtacctcatcctcttcgacGGCACTGTCGACGCCTACGGCAAGCGGGTTCAGCCACGTCAATGGTGTCGCTACGAATAAGCCCACCGGGGTCACCGCTCAGAACGGTGATGAGGACGGACATGATCAGGATCATGATGGGGAGAGTGTCGATGACGATAGGGACGTCAGGATACTGCTTGACCATCAGCCGGAGCAAGAGAAGGATAAGGACAGGGAGCAGAATGAGATGGATTATgaggttgctgatgatgcgGATCAGTGGTATTAG
- a CDS encoding hypothetical protein (EggNog:ENOG503PCKV; COG:S): protein MGTGKAKKYHTASDTATDESCDDDDDQGRESGDITTDPETSEGEEAQDRKTLDVVSKTSLEQDADQADEYGDWLFESREYPEWVKYPQSLLWLYGNYSSSIIRNLEKTFGNDPMKALASWYFRLDHEDTKRMHLLLASLLGLTMKCKKVPDDGLYETLHDYQGQGQLPDDSMDLFNHLQRFISKADRDIFLVLDGFDHVLDRRGSRKNDIKRLDIILKLIQKEYTNLHVLVVSKYEKDIAQDFENKIRDMLVSVDVEQGFGKVLETFVERKLEDTPVLKGEDFLKGEVKQRLGHYQSSQGSNFHWARSILKQVVSRASRGHSGVEELPENIAARYQDALEKVAANSVKRLKDILVWLMNQKRPLSQAKLAAVVKLRNAKEVAGICPRVLVETATENEVDVFRFTHFSVQEYLKDPFSRAPKGQETIRSGNIERLLPPQKHDAHLLITKRCLEILLAFRPTKTNNKKGDAIENTSSSDSDSDRLGSSTSGPNRRRVTIDARDHGSDAWRTQDTSPDDSAPDRRAPIKTASRKSIDIHSNEGQFNAIGSDKGFPARLKELENEICSKLLLDKEKMRAWLDTYDPDGRGNKKPPSAVYYAVKLELNGILTQLVEEISKLHTNLPARRRALDQRDLEGTVLQLAAVRGESDIINLLLQQGADVNVKKGPHGLRCMQLQPRVTLKW, encoded by the exons atggggacaGGAAAGGCAAAAAAATACCACACGGCCAGCGACACCGCCACAGACGAAAGTtgtgacgatgacgacgaccaaGGTAGGGAGAGCGGCGATATTACGACGGATCCCGAGACCTCtgaaggcgaggaagcccAAGACAGAAAGACGCTCGACGTTGTATCAAAAACCAGCCTTGAACAGGATGCAGACCAAGCCGACGAGTATGGAGATTGGCTCTTCGAGAGCAGAGAATATCCAGAATGGGTGAAATATCCGCAAAGTCTATTGTGGTTGTATGGCAACT ACAGCTCATCGATCATCAGAAACCTGGAAAAGACATTCGGAAATGACCCGATGAAGGCCCTTGCCTCCTGGTACTTTCGCTTGGATCATGAGGACACAAAAAGGATGCATCTCCTCCTGGCATCATTGCTCGGGCTCACAATGAAGTGTAAAAAGGTCCCCGACGATGGTTTATACGAAACACTACATGATTATCAGGGCCAGGGACAGCTTCCGGATGACAGCATGGACCTCTTCAATCACCTGCAGCGGTTTATATCCAAGGCAGACAGGGATATcttccttgtccttgacggCTTTGACCATGTTCTCGATCGCAGGGGCTCACGCAAGAACGATATCAAACGGCTTGACATTATCCTGAAGCTGATACAAAAAGAGTACACCAACCTTCACGTCCTCGTAGTCAGCAAGTACGAGAAAGACATAGCACAGGATTTTGAGAACAAGATCAGAGATATGCTGGTGTCAGTAGATGTTGAGCAGGGATTTGGCAAAGTTCTTGAAACATTTGTGGAGAGGAAACTAGAGGACACTCCTGTCTTGAAAGGAGAGGACTTTCTGAAGGGCGAGGTTAAGCAGCGTCTTGGGCATTACCAAAGCAGCCAAGGCAGCAACTTTCACTGGGCACGGTCTATTCTCAAACAAGT CGTTTCACGAGCCAGCAGAGGTCACAGCGGAGTTGAGGAATTGCCAGAAAACATTGCCGCCAGGTATCAAGATGCGCTGGAAAAAGTGGCTGCCAACAGCGTTAAAAGGCTGAAGGACATTCTCGTTTGGCTCATGAATCAAAAGCGGCCGCTCTCGCAAGCCAAGCTTGCGGCAGTGGTCAAACTTCGAAACGCAAAGGAAGTCGCAGGGATCTGTCCAAGAGTACTTGTGGAGACGGCCACGGAGAACGAGGTGGACGTCTTTCGCTTCACTCACTTCTCAGTCCAAGAGTATTTGAAAGACCCTTTCTCCCGAGCTCCCAAGGGGCAGGAAACCATCAGGTCTGGGAACATCGAGCGCCTTCTGCCGCCCCAGAAACACGACGCACaccttctcatcaccaaacgCTGCTTGGAGATCCTATTAGCCTTCCGGCCGACGAAAACAAACAATAAGAAAGGCGATGCTATCGAGAACACGTCAAGTAGCGATAGTGATTCGGACCGTCTTGGTTCGTCCACCTCCGGCCCCAACCGCCGCCGTGTCACTATCGATGCCCGCGACCACGGCTCTGACGCCTGGCGCACACAGGACACCAGTCCAGATGATTCAGCGCCGGACCGGCGCGCCCCCATCAAAACAGCAAGCAGGAAGAGCATCGAT ATTCATAGCAACGAAGGTCAATTCAATGCTATTGGCAGCGACAAAGGATTTCCAGCCAGGCTCAAAGAGCTGGAGAACGAGATTTGCTCCAAGCTTCTGCTagacaaggagaagatgcGGGCTTGGCTAGATACCTATGATCCTGACGGACGGGGAAACAAAAAACCACCCTCTGCTGTCTACTACGCCGTCAAGCTGGAGCTCAATGGCATCCTCACACAGCTTGTCGAAGAGATCTCCAAGTTGCACACCAATCTTCCCGCTCGACGCAGGGCCCTGGACCAGCGTGATCTAGAGGGAACCGTTCTCCAACTGGCTGCAGTTCGGGGTGAATCTGATATTATTAACCTCCTGCTCCAACAAGGCGCTGATGTGAATGTGAAGAAAGGACCCCACGGACTGCGCTGTATGCAGCTGCAGCCGAGGGTCACCTTGAAGTGGTGA
- a CDS encoding hypothetical protein (EggNog:ENOG503P96W) gives MQFTNNLLALLTLLPLTLAAPESQLEAKFESGVSILGTAVVTTYSGDACNGSNEQVTVTNGGYRCFAVSNKRSIGYSGSGGNNCRGSSFVATRAGCYSVLYGSVSIQC, from the exons atgcagttcaccaacaacctcctcgccctcctcaccctcctccctcttaCCCTCGCCGCCCCCGAGAGTCAGCTCGAGGCCAAGTTCGAGTCCGGCGTCAGCATCCTCGGCACCGCCGTCGTGACCACCTACTCGGGCGACGCCTGCAACGGCAGCAACGAGCAGGTCACCGTCACTAACGGCGGCTACCGCTGCTTTGCCGTTTCCAACAAGCGGTCTATTGGCTATAGCGGCTCTGG CGGCAACAACTGCCGTGGCTCCAGCTTCGTCGCCACCCGCGCGGGCTGCTACAGTGTCTTGTATGGCTCTGTTTCTATCCAGTGCTAG